In Alligator mississippiensis isolate rAllMis1 chromosome 10, rAllMis1, whole genome shotgun sequence, one DNA window encodes the following:
- the KIAA0513 gene encoding uncharacterized protein KIAA0513 homolog isoform X1, producing MEATDVPVGNLIDFDCDTPADVPATSPPVPPPSGPGLLEDPGDLAGAGEESDATESADSENDMGDSPSHPSWNSYRRSSSNESFSSNQSTESAKDEALAQRREFMRQYVEKIFTGGEDLDQEEKAKFGELCSGENGKGREWFARYVSAQRCNSKCVSEQTFYRLVQSFAVVLFECHQMDDFGPAKNLMTMCFTYYYVGKMHTLPSEAKEKPVGSIDSYLKSANSWLAEKKDIAERLLKNTSAKTENMKGFFGGLETKFMGRKSEDIEDKPKEKLQKTVSMQSPEDEEEKKGEKIYLYMHLKQQPIWHTLRFWNAAFFDAVHCERRKRSPTTRGNAGEEEEKREKWCHMTQEERDDSLRFNENITFGQLGTFTHNMLAFGLTKKLCNDFLKKQAVIGNLDEEQYKLLSDHIEQMATE from the exons ATGGAGGCCACCGACGTGCCGGTGGGGAACCTCATTGACTTTGACTGTGACACGCCCGCCGATGTCCCTGCCACATCTCCTCCCGTGCCCCCTCCCAGCGGCCCCGGGCTGCTGGAAGACCCCGGGGACCTGGCGGGCGCCGGCGAGGAGAGCGATGCCACGGAGTCGGCCGACAGCGAGAACGACATGGGGGACTCGCCCAGCCACCCCAGCTGGAACAGCTACCGCCGCTCCTCCTCCAACGAGTCCTTCTCCTCCAACCAGAGCACCGAGTCGGCCAAGGACGAGGCGCTGGCGCAGCGCCGGGAGTTCATGAGGCAGTACGTGGAGAAGATCTTCACCGGCGG GGAGGACCTGGACCAGGAGGAGAAGGCCAAGTTTGGGGAGCTGTGCAGCGGCGAGAACGGCAAAGGCCGGGAGTGGTTCGCGAGATACGTGAGCGCTCAG CGCTGCAACTCCAAGTGCGTCTCTGAGCAGACCTTCTACCGGCTGGTGCAGTCCTTCGCCGTCGTGCTCTTCGA GTGTCACCAGATGGACGACTTCGGCCCTGCCAAAAACCTGATGACCATGTGCTTCACGTATTACTACGTCG GGAAAATGCACACGTTGCCCTCCGAGGCGAAGGAGAAGCCCGTGGGGAGCATCGACTCGTACCTGAAGTCAGCCAACAGCTGGCTGGCCGAGAAGAAGGACATTGCGGAGAGACTCCTCAAGAACACGTCGGCCAAGACCGAGAACATGAAAGGCTTCTTCGGGGGGCTGGAGACCAAGTTCATGGGCCGGAAGAGCGA GGACATCGAGGACAAGCCCAAGGAGAAGCTGCAGAAGACAG TTTCCATGCAGAGCCCCGAGGacgaggaggagaagaagggggaGAAGATCTACCTGTACATGCACCTGAAGCAGCAGCCCATCTG GCACACCCTGCGGTTTTGGAACGCGGCTTTCTTCGACGCCGTCCACTGCGAGAGGAGGAAGAGGTCTCCAACCACCAG AGGGAACGctggagaggaagaggaaaagag ggagaagtggtgcCACATGACCCAGGAGGAGCGGGACGACAGCCTGCGGTTTAATGAGAACATCACTTTCGGGCAGCTGGG CACTTTCACTCACAACATGCTGGCATTCGGCCTGACCAAGAAGCTCTGCAACGACTTCTTGAAGAAGCAGGCGGTGATCGGCAATCTGGACGAAG AGCAATACAAGCTGCTGAGTGACCACATTGAGCAGATGGCTACGGAGTAG
- the KIAA0513 gene encoding uncharacterized protein KIAA0513 homolog isoform X2, with product MEATDVPVGNLIDFDCDTPADVPATSPPVPPPSGPGLLEDPGDLAGAGEESDATESADSENDMGDSPSHPSWNSYRRSSSNESFSSNQSTESAKDEALAQRREFMRQYVEKIFTGGEDLDQEEKAKFGELCSGENGKGREWFARYVSAQRCNSKCVSEQTFYRLVQSFAVVLFECHQMDDFGPAKNLMTMCFTYYYVGKMHTLPSEAKEKPVGSIDSYLKSANSWLAEKKDIAERLLKNTSAKTENMKGFFGGLETKFMGRKSEDIEDKPKEKLQKTVSMQSPEDEEEKKGEKIYLYMHLKQQPIWHTLRFWNAAFFDAVHCERRKRSPTTREKWCHMTQEERDDSLRFNENITFGQLGTFTHNMLAFGLTKKLCNDFLKKQAVIGNLDEEQYKLLSDHIEQMATE from the exons ATGGAGGCCACCGACGTGCCGGTGGGGAACCTCATTGACTTTGACTGTGACACGCCCGCCGATGTCCCTGCCACATCTCCTCCCGTGCCCCCTCCCAGCGGCCCCGGGCTGCTGGAAGACCCCGGGGACCTGGCGGGCGCCGGCGAGGAGAGCGATGCCACGGAGTCGGCCGACAGCGAGAACGACATGGGGGACTCGCCCAGCCACCCCAGCTGGAACAGCTACCGCCGCTCCTCCTCCAACGAGTCCTTCTCCTCCAACCAGAGCACCGAGTCGGCCAAGGACGAGGCGCTGGCGCAGCGCCGGGAGTTCATGAGGCAGTACGTGGAGAAGATCTTCACCGGCGG GGAGGACCTGGACCAGGAGGAGAAGGCCAAGTTTGGGGAGCTGTGCAGCGGCGAGAACGGCAAAGGCCGGGAGTGGTTCGCGAGATACGTGAGCGCTCAG CGCTGCAACTCCAAGTGCGTCTCTGAGCAGACCTTCTACCGGCTGGTGCAGTCCTTCGCCGTCGTGCTCTTCGA GTGTCACCAGATGGACGACTTCGGCCCTGCCAAAAACCTGATGACCATGTGCTTCACGTATTACTACGTCG GGAAAATGCACACGTTGCCCTCCGAGGCGAAGGAGAAGCCCGTGGGGAGCATCGACTCGTACCTGAAGTCAGCCAACAGCTGGCTGGCCGAGAAGAAGGACATTGCGGAGAGACTCCTCAAGAACACGTCGGCCAAGACCGAGAACATGAAAGGCTTCTTCGGGGGGCTGGAGACCAAGTTCATGGGCCGGAAGAGCGA GGACATCGAGGACAAGCCCAAGGAGAAGCTGCAGAAGACAG TTTCCATGCAGAGCCCCGAGGacgaggaggagaagaagggggaGAAGATCTACCTGTACATGCACCTGAAGCAGCAGCCCATCTG GCACACCCTGCGGTTTTGGAACGCGGCTTTCTTCGACGCCGTCCACTGCGAGAGGAGGAAGAGGTCTCCAACCACCAG ggagaagtggtgcCACATGACCCAGGAGGAGCGGGACGACAGCCTGCGGTTTAATGAGAACATCACTTTCGGGCAGCTGGG CACTTTCACTCACAACATGCTGGCATTCGGCCTGACCAAGAAGCTCTGCAACGACTTCTTGAAGAAGCAGGCGGTGATCGGCAATCTGGACGAAG AGCAATACAAGCTGCTGAGTGACCACATTGAGCAGATGGCTACGGAGTAG